A genomic region of Metopolophium dirhodum isolate CAU chromosome 1, ASM1992520v1, whole genome shotgun sequence contains the following coding sequences:
- the LOC132936381 gene encoding LOW QUALITY PROTEIN: uncharacterized protein LOC132936381 (The sequence of the model RefSeq protein was modified relative to this genomic sequence to represent the inferred CDS: inserted 1 base in 1 codon; deleted 1 base in 1 codon) — protein sequence MEQPDLNYLKTIIRSLLTSSPGKMTISQILNEYYDYEGCNLPYKHLGFKNVFELLENMKDVLKIPSNPSMSSFITLIVDEKTTHLRELVVNQKSKRTRPRRNNSVGRSGNHHLLKSANFKSRDYNHNNYKTEYGRSRYTTPRYEYTTPRYEYTTPRYDNSARGYERSSKYDHNARGYDHIKIKPLSSKPIGTVTSDLKSFIENLCNTSGPEIITINKLKICLINHPDYKKLGTTNIEESINMLKFFIYIDKGGVHLKNSPYEIFPSKTSDKRQYTIPTSANYLGSIVNESEELSYSELNYDDFDEMDDLGSENLNIFENEHKISQKSTSTAHNNNTISLSSNSQHGSNQLAHQNLVNMCKIGLNDSESKNNDTVPAQNNDKNTLISSTTKPFHNKIVSKIEHKPNGDVQNSSKTKDYYKKAIVAIIARSDQPITVNNVLDIFKNEHGYTFPFQEFSCGSYMDFFRLYPDMFKLEDQCSTNSFVSLEKQIIFKRKETIRKFFKNASIFNNDAVTNSENNILNQSKIISEVLSNKDDDQKYINATIDNSCQPHCEKSIHLNEIYDAETVLDTMKVKMRNILSKHKDGILCNDFMNVYGNEYNSHFNYSEYGFSSMRDMAYKLPSVFYVKLTEDNQESILFEACRRSELEDNMDDPSLYYKNIPKTVLYNLSKFFDKYRTGVKFNELMTLYCTEYGRAYEPLKYGYSSEKHMFESLDKMVEIENNELFTLDPFAYTKCLQNVDHNDNYDNNSVAISNPDFLLHYSGNDICNGKFKYPTIKLNNQKYINVIVAEIYNPSSFYVQLAAEFNNLNSLMDSLQVYYNANEKKYKVLPTLILPGLACTSIFEDSNSWHRAKVLKIVDDNNVQLLYVDYGSIEIVPKNNVRLLASQFGVYPAQGVHCGLYECNELNYPREISESFAEXVEDHQLEAEFHTPISEDGSQKVTVTLFLNTKNNKININKKCSKEIINHLNKHQESVRRMIYKVMEEDK from the exons ataccgTCAAACCCAAGTATGAGTTCTTTCATTACACTTATTGTTGATGAAAAAACTACACACCTCAGAGAACttgttgtaaatcaaaaatcTAAAAGAACACGTCCTAGAAGAAATAATTCCGTTGGAAGAAGTGGTAATCATCACTTGTTGAAATCTGCCAACTTTAAATCTCGTgattacaatcataataattataagactGAATATGGCAGATCTAGGTATACAACTCCTAGATATGAATATACAACTCCTAGATATGAATATACAACTCCTAG GTATGACAACAGTGCTCGTGGATATGAACGCTCTTCTAAGTATGATCACAATGCTCGTGGATATGATCATATTAAAATCAAACCTTTAAGCTCAAAACCTATTGGTACTGTAACATCCGATCTCAAGAGTTTCATAGAAAATCTGTGTAATACTTCCGGTCCAGAA ataataactattaataaattgaaGATTTGTCTAATAAATCATCCAGATTATAAGAAATTGGGTACAACTAATATCGAAGAAtctataaatatgttaaaattttttatctacATTGATAAAGGAGGTGTACACCTTAAAA attctccATATGAAATATTTCCATCTAAGACATCTGATAAAAGACAGTACACAATACCAACATCTGCAAATTATCTAGGTAGTATTGTTAATGAAAGTGAAGAATTGTCATATAGTGAACTAAATTATGATGACTTTGATGAGATGGATGATTTAGGTTCCGAAAACCTTAACATATTTG AAAATGAACACAAAATAAGCCAAAAATCAACCAGcactgcacataataataacacaatctCGCTGAGCAGTAATTCTCAACATGGATCAAATCAATTAGCACATCAGAACTTAGTCAATATGTGCAAAATAG GTTTGAATGATTCAGAGTCAAAAAATAATGACACAGTTCCAgctcaaaataatgataaaaatacattaatatcgtCTACTACTAAACCTTTTCATAATAAA ATTGTGTCCAAAATTGAACATAAACCAAATGGTGATGTACAAA ATTCGTCCAAAACTAaggattattataaaaaagccATTGTTGCTATTATTGCCAGATCTGATCAACCAATTACCGTAAATAATGTATTggacatatttaaaaatgaacatgGTTATACCTTTCCATTTCAAGAATTTTCATGTGGATCATACATGGACTTTTTTCGCTTGTATCCAGATATGTTCAAA ttggaAGACCAATGCTCTACAAACAGTTTTGTAAGtctagaaaaacaaataatattcaaacgaaAAGAAACTATTagaaaattctttaaaaatgcat ccATATTTAACAATGATGCTGTTACCAAttcagaaaacaatattttgaatcaaAGTAAGATTATATCTGAAGTATTATCAAACAAAGACGATGATCAGAAATATATAAATGCTACTATTGATAATTCATGCCAACCACA TTGTGAAAAGTCAATACATTTGAATGAAATATATGATGCTGAAACGGTATTGGATACAATGAAAGTAAAAATGCgcaatattttaagtaaacacaaagatggtatattatgtaacgATTTTATGAATGTTTATGGT aatgaGTATAACAGTCACTTTAATTATTCTGAGTATGGATTCAGCAGCATGAGAGATATGGCATACAAGTTACCATctgtattttatgtaaaattaactgAAGATAACCAGGAATCTATTCTATTTGAAGCTTGTAGACGAAGTGAACTAGAAGATAACATGGACG atcCATCACTGTATTATAAGAATATCCCGAAGACTGTGTTGTACAATCTTTCAAAGTTCTTTGATAAGTATCGAACTGGTGTTAAATTCAATGAACTGATGACTTTAtactgt acagAATATGGCCGAGCTTATGAACCATTAAAGTATGGATATTCTTCCGAAAAGCATATGTTTGAATCTTTAGACAAAATGgttgaaatagaaaataatgagCTGTTTACATTAGATCCTTTTGCctatacaaaatgtttacaaaatgtagATCATAATGACAACTATGATAACAATTCTGTTGCGATATcg AATCCtgattttttattgcattactCTGGAAATGATATCTGCAACGGAAAATTTAAGTATCCTACAATTAAGTTGAACAatcaaaagtatataaatgtCATTGTTGCTGAGATTTATAACCCAAGTTCATTTTACGTTCAATTAGCAGCAGAATTTAATAATCTGAATAGTTTAATGGACTCATTGCA AGTGTATTACAACGCCAATGAAAAAAAGTACAAAGTTTTACCAACACTAATTCTTCCAGGATTGGCATGTACCTCAATTTTTGAAGATTCAAACAGTTGGCACAGGgccaaagttttaaaaatagttgatgATAATAATGTGCAA ttattatatgttGATTATGGATCAATAGAAATAGTACCCAAAAAT AATGTTCGACTTTTGGCATCACAATTTGGGGTATATCCTGCTCAGGGAGTGCATTGCGGTTTGTACGAGTGCAATGAATTAAATTATCCACGAGAAATAAGTGAATCTTTTGCTG AAGTTGAGGACCATCAGCTAGAAGCAGAGTTTCATACACCAATATCtgaa gATGGTTCTCAAAAAGTAACCGtgacattatttttgaatactaaaaataataaaattaatataaacaaaaaatg ttctaaggaaattataaatcatttaaacaaACATCAAGAATCTGTTAGAAGGATGATTTATAAAGTAATGGAGGAAGACAAATAA